A genomic region of Prionailurus bengalensis isolate Pbe53 chromosome D1, Fcat_Pben_1.1_paternal_pri, whole genome shotgun sequence contains the following coding sequences:
- the LOC122482520 gene encoding olfactory receptor 8B12-like isoform X2, whose translation MATDNASSVTEFILAGLTDEPELQMPLFFLFLGFYTVTVVGNLGLITLIGLNSHLHIPMYFFLFNLSFIDFSFSTAIIPKMLMSFVSKKNIISYAGCMTQLFFFCFFVFSESYILSAMAYDRYVAICKPLLYMVTVSSQVCLLLLLGVYGMGILGAVAHTGNILFLTFCSDNLVNHYMCDILPLLELSCNSSYINVLIVFIVVTIGIGVPIVAIFISYGFIISSIFHISSTEGRSKAFSTCSSHIIAVSLFFGSGAFMYLKPPSILPLDQGKVSSLFYTIVVPMFNPLIYSLRTKDVKVALRKTVGRITFS comes from the coding sequence ATGGCTACAGATAATGCCTCCTCTGTGACAGAGTTTATCCTCGCAGGCTTAACAGATGAGCCAGAACTCCAGATGCCcctcttcttcctgtttctagGTTTCTACACGGTCACTGTGGTGGGGAACTTGGGCCTGATAACCCTGATTGGGCTGAATTCTCACCTTCATAttcccatgtactttttcctcttcAACTTGTCCTTCATAGATTTTAGTTTCTCTACTGCCATCATCCCCAAAATGCTAATGAGTTTTGTCTCCAAGAAGAACATCATTTCCTATGCAGGGTGTATGACTcagctctttttcttttgcttttttgtcttttctgaatCCTACATCCTGTCAGCGATGGCATATGACCGCTATGTCGCCATCTGTAAACCACTGCTGTACATGGTCACTGTGTCTTCTCAGGTGTGTTTACTCCTTTTACTGGGTGTCTATGGGATGGGGATTTTGGGAGCTGTGGCCCATACaggaaatatattatttctgaCATTTTGTTCTGACAACCTTGTTAATCACTATATGTGTGACATCCTTCCCCTCCTTGAGCTCTCTTGCAACAGCTCTTACATAAATGTACTAATTGTCTTTATTGTTGTGACCATTGGCATTGGGGTGCCCATTGTTGCCATTTTTATATCTTATGGTTTCAttatttctagcattttccaCATTAGCTCCACTGAAGGCAGGTCCAAGGCCTTCAGTACCTGCAGTTCTCACATAATtgcagtttctcttttctttggatCAGGAGCTTTTATGTACCTCAAGCCACCTTCTATTTTACCCCTTGACCAGGGGAAAGTGTCTTCCTTGTTCTACACCATTGTTGTGCCAATGTTCAACCCATTAATCTACAGTCTGAGGACTAAGGATGTCAAAGTTGCCCTGAGGAAAACTGTGGGCAGAATAAccttctcttga
- the LOC122482520 gene encoding olfactory receptor 8B12-like isoform X1, whose translation MATDNASSVTEFILAGLTDEPELQMPLFFLFLGFYTVTVVGNLGLITLIGLNSHLHIPMYFFLFNLSFIDFSFSTAIIPKMLMSFVSKKNIISYAGCMTQLFFFCFFVFSESYILSAMAYDRYVAICKPLLYMVTVSSQVCLLLLLGVYGMGILGAVAHTGNILFLTFCSDNLVNHYMCDILPLLELSCNSSYINVLIVFIVVTIGIGVPIVAIFISYGFIISSIFHISSTEGRSKAFSTCSSHIIAVSLFFGSGAFMYLKPPSILPLDQGKVSSLFYTIVVPMFNPLIYSLRTKDVKVALRKTVGRIFNHNVYNL comes from the coding sequence ATGGCTACAGATAATGCCTCCTCTGTGACAGAGTTTATCCTCGCAGGCTTAACAGATGAGCCAGAACTCCAGATGCCcctcttcttcctgtttctagGTTTCTACACGGTCACTGTGGTGGGGAACTTGGGCCTGATAACCCTGATTGGGCTGAATTCTCACCTTCATAttcccatgtactttttcctcttcAACTTGTCCTTCATAGATTTTAGTTTCTCTACTGCCATCATCCCCAAAATGCTAATGAGTTTTGTCTCCAAGAAGAACATCATTTCCTATGCAGGGTGTATGACTcagctctttttcttttgcttttttgtcttttctgaatCCTACATCCTGTCAGCGATGGCATATGACCGCTATGTCGCCATCTGTAAACCACTGCTGTACATGGTCACTGTGTCTTCTCAGGTGTGTTTACTCCTTTTACTGGGTGTCTATGGGATGGGGATTTTGGGAGCTGTGGCCCATACaggaaatatattatttctgaCATTTTGTTCTGACAACCTTGTTAATCACTATATGTGTGACATCCTTCCCCTCCTTGAGCTCTCTTGCAACAGCTCTTACATAAATGTACTAATTGTCTTTATTGTTGTGACCATTGGCATTGGGGTGCCCATTGTTGCCATTTTTATATCTTATGGTTTCAttatttctagcattttccaCATTAGCTCCACTGAAGGCAGGTCCAAGGCCTTCAGTACCTGCAGTTCTCACATAATtgcagtttctcttttctttggatCAGGAGCTTTTATGTACCTCAAGCCACCTTCTATTTTACCCCTTGACCAGGGGAAAGTGTCTTCCTTGTTCTACACCATTGTTGTGCCAATGTTCAACCCATTAATCTACAGTCTGAGGACTAAGGATGTCAAAGTTGCCCTGAGGAAAACTGTGGGCAGAA
- the LOC122482521 gene encoding olfactory receptor 151 encodes MAAENHSTVTEFILRGLTNRPELQLPLFLLFLGIYLVTIIGNLGMFTLICLNAQLHTPMYYFLSNLSLVDLCYSSVITPKMLVNFVSEKNIISYAGCMSQLYFFLVFVIGECYMLTVMAYDRYVAICSPLLYHVIMSPQVCSLLVSVVYAMGFIGATIETGLMLKLSYCELLISHYFCDILPLIKLSCSSTYHIEMTVFFLAGFNIIATSLTVLVSYVFILSSILHISTTQGRSKAFSTCSSHLAAVGMFYGSTAFMYLKPSTASSVAKENVASVFYTTVIPMLNPLIYSLRNKEVKAAVQKTLRRILFRCKCHHSSSG; translated from the coding sequence ATGGCTGCTGAAAATCACTCTACAGTGACCGAGTTTATTCTCAGGGGATTGACAAATCGGCCAGAGCTCCagctccccctcttcctcctcttccttgggATCTACTTGGTCACCATCATAGGGAACCTGGGCATGTTCACGCTGATTTGTCTGAATGCTCAGCTTCACACCCCCATGTACTACTTCCTCAGCAATCTGTCCCTTGTGGATCTCTGCTACTCCTCTGTCATTACCCCGAAAATGCTGGTGAACTTTGTGTCAGAGAAGAACATCATCTCCTATGCGGGGTGCATGTCACAGCTCTACTTCTTCCTTGTGTTTGTCATTGGTGAGTGTTACATGTTGAcagtgatggcctatgaccgctatgtcGCCATCTGCAGCCCGTTGCTCTACCATGTCATCATGTCTCCTCAAGTGTGTTCCCTGCTGGTGTCTGTGGTCTATGCCATGGGATTTATTGGTGCAACAATAGAGACTGGCCTGATGTTAAAACTGTCCTACTGTGAGCTCCTCATCAGCCATTACTTCTGTGACATCCTCCCTCTCATAAAGCTCTCCTGCTCTAGCACCTATCATATTGAGATGACAGTGTTCTTTTTGGCTGGATTCAACATCATAGCCACCAGCTTAACAGTCCTTGTTTCCTACGTCttcatcctctccagcatcctcCACATCAGCACCACACAGGGAAGATCCAAAGCTTTCAGCACCTGCAGCTCCCACCTTGCAGCTGTGGGAATGTTCTATGGATCTACTGCATTCATGTACTTAAAACCCTCCACGGCCAGTTCTGTGGCCAAGGAGAATGTGGCCTCCGTGTTCTACACCACGGTGATCCCCATGCTGAACCCCCTGATCTATAGCTTGAGGAATAAGGAGGTAAAGGCTGCCGTGCAGAAAACACTGAGGAGAATACTCTTCAGATGCAAATGTCATCATTCTTCCTCAGGTTGA